The Devosia sp. YIM 151766 genome includes a region encoding these proteins:
- the tcuA gene encoding FAD-dependent tricarballylate dehydrogenase TcuA — MAQAPAELSAPFWDLIVVGGGNAALCAAIEAAEAGARVLVLEGAPKPYRGGNSRHTRNFRCMHQGPISVLTGAYGEEEYFHDLMLVTKGKTDEHLARMAIRTSESCLPWMEKHGVRFQPSLSGTLSLSRTNAFFLGGGKALVNAYYNTATDLGITVAYEAKVSHILIEDDTFRALRVTFGGKELEISGKAVVLASGGFQADLEWLARAWGPAARNFLIRGTPYNRGEVLKNMLDNGALSVGDPTQCHAVAIDGRAPKYDGGIATRLDCVPFSVVVNKHGQRFYNEGEDVWPKRYAIWGRLVAAQPDQVAYALIDAKSADLFMPSVFPAVKADSISELAQKMELPVEAVERTVAEFNRACRPGNFHPTELDSLATEGLEPAKTNWARPLDTAPYYGYSLRPGVTFTYLGLKVDDTARVSGANGRYTNVWAAGEMMAGSILGQGYLAGFGMTIGTVFGRTAGREAAAHVN, encoded by the coding sequence ATGCGCGGCCATCGAGGCGGCCGAGGCCGGCGCGCGGGTGCTGGTGCTCGAAGGCGCCCCCAAGCCCTATCGTGGAGGAAATTCCCGGCATACGCGCAACTTTCGCTGCATGCATCAGGGTCCGATTTCGGTTCTGACCGGTGCTTATGGGGAAGAAGAATATTTCCACGACCTGATGCTGGTGACCAAGGGCAAGACCGACGAGCATCTGGCCCGCATGGCCATCCGTACGTCCGAATCCTGCCTGCCCTGGATGGAGAAGCACGGCGTGCGTTTCCAGCCCTCGCTCTCGGGAACGCTGTCGCTGTCGCGGACCAACGCGTTTTTTCTCGGCGGGGGCAAGGCGCTGGTCAATGCCTATTACAATACCGCCACCGATCTCGGCATTACTGTCGCCTACGAGGCCAAGGTCTCCCATATCCTTATCGAAGACGATACTTTTCGCGCTCTCCGCGTCACCTTCGGAGGAAAAGAACTGGAGATTTCCGGCAAGGCCGTCGTTCTCGCCTCCGGTGGCTTCCAGGCCGACCTCGAATGGCTGGCCCGCGCCTGGGGACCGGCAGCCAGAAATTTCCTCATTCGCGGCACGCCCTACAATCGGGGCGAAGTGCTCAAAAACATGCTCGATAACGGCGCCCTGAGCGTCGGCGATCCGACCCAATGCCATGCCGTGGCCATTGACGGACGCGCGCCCAAATATGATGGCGGCATCGCCACCCGGCTCGATTGCGTGCCGTTCTCAGTGGTCGTCAACAAGCATGGGCAGCGCTTCTATAATGAAGGCGAGGATGTCTGGCCCAAGCGCTATGCCATTTGGGGACGACTGGTTGCCGCCCAGCCCGACCAGGTCGCCTACGCGCTCATCGACGCCAAGAGCGCCGATCTCTTCATGCCGTCGGTTTTTCCGGCCGTCAAAGCCGATTCCATATCGGAACTCGCGCAAAAGATGGAATTGCCGGTTGAGGCGGTAGAAAGAACCGTGGCCGAATTCAACAGGGCTTGCCGCCCCGGGAATTTCCATCCGACCGAGCTCGACAGCTTGGCCACCGAGGGCCTCGAACCGGCCAAGACCAATTGGGCGCGCCCGCTCGATACGGCCCCCTATTACGGCTATTCGCTGCGCCCCGGCGTCACCTTCACCTATCTCGGCCTCAAGGTCGATGACACCGCCCGCGTCAGCGGCGCCAATGGCCGCTACACCAATGTCTGGGCAGCGGGAGAAATGATGGCCGGATCAATCCTGGGGCAAGGCTATCTCGCCGGCTTCGGCATGACCATCGGAACAGTTTTCGGACGCACAGCCGGCAGGGAGGCCGCCGCTCATGTCAATTGA